A section of the Streptomyces sp. V3I8 genome encodes:
- a CDS encoding response regulator transcription factor — MEKVRLLVVDDDPPIADLVATVARYEGWEAVTANSGEEALRRAAAFRPDIVVLDLMLPGLDGFAVLDRLRLSGTMVPVVFLTARDGVADRVAGLTRGGDDYLVKPFAVEELMARLRTVLRRSVGPGFQRSVLTVADLTMDEDTREVRRGERLLTLTPTEYEVLRYLMRKSPTVLTKAQILDHVWEYGFGGRSNVVELVVSRLRRKLDGDTDGDGTDGPQLIHTVRGVGYVVRQAGA, encoded by the coding sequence GTGGAAAAAGTACGACTTCTCGTCGTGGACGACGATCCGCCCATCGCCGACCTGGTCGCGACGGTCGCCCGCTACGAGGGCTGGGAGGCGGTCACCGCGAACAGCGGTGAGGAGGCGCTGCGCCGCGCCGCCGCGTTCCGTCCGGACATCGTGGTGCTCGACCTGATGCTGCCGGGACTCGACGGCTTCGCCGTTCTCGACCGCCTGCGCCTGTCCGGGACGATGGTTCCGGTGGTGTTCCTCACCGCCCGCGACGGAGTGGCGGACCGGGTCGCGGGCCTCACCAGGGGCGGCGACGACTACCTCGTCAAACCGTTCGCGGTGGAGGAGCTGATGGCCCGGCTGCGGACCGTGCTGCGCCGCAGCGTGGGACCCGGCTTCCAGCGGTCCGTGCTCACGGTCGCGGACCTGACCATGGACGAGGACACCCGCGAGGTGCGCCGCGGCGAGCGCCTGCTGACGCTCACCCCCACCGAGTACGAGGTGCTGCGCTACCTGATGCGCAAGTCGCCGACCGTGCTGACCAAGGCGCAGATCCTCGACCACGTCTGGGAGTACGGCTTCGGCGGCCGCTCGAACGTGGTGGAACTGGTCGTCAGCCGCCTGCGCCGCAAACTCGACGGCGACACCGACGGCGACGGCACCGACGGGCCGCAGCTCATCCACACCGTGCGGGGCGTCGGGTACGTGGTCCGGCAGGCCGGCGCGTGA
- a CDS encoding IS5 family transposase (programmed frameshift), with protein sequence MGNRQSRPWIVSDELWSLIEPLLPNPGPKKAEGRPRVPDRQALSGILFVLHTGIQWEYLPQELGFGSGMTCWRRLAAWNKAGVWDQLHHLLLNELRSKNHLDWGRAVIDSSHVRAPTGPKSGPSPVDRARPGSKHHLIVDGQGIPLAVSLTGGNRNDVTQLLPLLDKIPAVAGVVGRPRHRPDALLADRGYDHDKYRRLLWRRGIRPVIAKRGESHGTGLGVFRYVVERTIAWLHGFRRLRIRWERRDDIHEAFLGLATCLITYRHVRRLC encoded by the exons ATGGGAAACCGTCAGTCGCGGCCGTGGATCGTGTCGGACGAACTGTGGTCGTTGATCGAGCCGTTGCTACCGAACCCGGGCCCGAAGAAGGCTGAGGGCAGACCGCGGGTGCCGGACCGGCAGGCCCTGTCCGGGATCCTGTTCGTCCTGCACACCGGCATCCAGTGGGAGTACCTGCCCCAGGAGCTCGGCTTCGGCTCGGGGATGACCTGCTGGCGGCGCCTGGCGGCTTGGAACAAGGCCGGCGTCTGGGACCAGCTCCACCATCTGCTGCTGAACGAGCTGCGGTCGAAGAACCATCTGGACTGGGGCCGGGCGGTGATCGACTCCTCGCATGTCCGCGCG CCGACGGGGCCCAAAAGCGGTCCCAGCCCGGTCGACCGCGCACGTCCGGGCAGCAAGCACCACCTCATCGTCGACGGGCAGGGCATCCCGCTCGCGGTGTCGCTGACCGGCGGCAACCGCAACGACGTCACCCAACTCCTGCCCCTGCTCGACAAGATCCCCGCCGTCGCCGGGGTTGTCGGCCGGCCCCGCCACCGGCCCGACGCACTGCTCGCCGACCGTGGTTACGACCACGACAAGTACCGGCGCTTGCTGTGGCGGCGCGGGATCCGTCCCGTGATCGCGAAGCGGGGCGAGTCTCACGGCACCGGCCTGGGCGTCTTCCGCTACGTCGTCGAACGCACGATCGCCTGGCTTCACGGCTTCCGCCGCCTACGCATCCGCTGGGAACGACGCGACGACATCCACGAAGCATTCCTCGGCCTCGCCACCTGCCTGATCACCTACCGCCACGTCCGACGCCTTTGTTAG
- a CDS encoding GntR family transcriptional regulator, producing the protein MPKEARPSTGEQARQHALAQVRQAILQGEMAPAQRLVENELAEQFGVTRASVRAALIELESEGLVERIRNRGSRVRVVTVEEAVAITECRMVLEGLCAGKAAVEASDDQLDQLVALGEAMSKAVADGEPVTYSDLNHELHGRIRQFSGQQVAVGLLERLNAQLVRHRFQLALRPGRPQKSLSEHLAMIDAIRARDPQAAERAVRSHLAGVIDALRE; encoded by the coding sequence ATGCCGAAGGAAGCCCGTCCGAGCACCGGAGAACAGGCCAGACAGCATGCGCTCGCGCAGGTGCGGCAGGCGATCCTGCAAGGCGAGATGGCTCCGGCCCAACGGCTGGTGGAGAACGAGCTCGCCGAGCAGTTCGGTGTGACGCGGGCCAGCGTCCGGGCGGCTCTGATCGAGCTGGAGTCGGAAGGGCTGGTCGAACGGATCCGCAACCGCGGTTCGCGGGTCCGGGTGGTGACCGTGGAGGAAGCGGTCGCCATCACCGAGTGCCGCATGGTCCTGGAAGGGCTGTGCGCGGGCAAGGCGGCCGTCGAGGCCAGTGACGACCAGCTGGACCAGTTGGTCGCACTGGGCGAGGCGATGTCCAAGGCCGTCGCCGATGGTGAGCCGGTGACCTACTCCGACCTCAACCACGAACTGCACGGCCGGATCAGGCAGTTCTCCGGCCAGCAGGTGGCCGTGGGACTCCTGGAGCGGCTCAACGCGCAGCTGGTGCGCCACCGTTTCCAGCTGGCGCTGCGCCCCGGCCGGCCGCAGAAGTCCCTGAGCGAGCATCTGGCCATGATCGACGCGATCAGGGCCAGGGACCCGCAGGCGGCCGAAAGGGCCGTCCGCTCCCACCTCGCGGGTGTGATCGACGCGTTGCGCGAATGA
- a CDS encoding FAD:protein FMN transferase: MHRVEHVMGLPVSVRIEGEGRGTDPVDPAEAADRVFAWLREADARFSPFLADSEVSRFGRGEVAADGLSPDLAEILDLCERYRAESGGAFQVRLPGRGLDPCAVVKGWAVERAAELLRAAGVTTFCLNAGGDVVAAGRPWRVGVRHPERADRVCVVVEVADGAVATSGRYERGDHIFDGRTGRAATGLLGLTVVAASLTEADAVATTGFAMGVEGVEWAAAREGCEVFAVDAGRRVLRSPGFPVAPRT, encoded by the coding sequence GTGCATCGGGTCGAGCACGTCATGGGGCTGCCCGTCTCCGTGCGGATCGAGGGCGAGGGCCGCGGCACGGATCCCGTGGACCCTGCGGAGGCCGCGGACCGGGTGTTCGCGTGGCTGCGTGAGGCCGACGCGCGGTTCAGCCCGTTCCTGGCCGACAGCGAGGTGTCGCGGTTCGGCCGGGGTGAGGTGGCCGCCGACGGGCTGAGCCCGGACCTGGCCGAGATCCTGGACCTGTGCGAGCGGTACCGGGCCGAGAGCGGGGGTGCGTTCCAGGTGCGGCTGCCCGGCCGGGGGCTCGATCCCTGTGCCGTGGTCAAGGGCTGGGCCGTCGAGCGCGCCGCGGAGCTGTTGCGGGCGGCGGGGGTGACCACGTTCTGCCTCAACGCGGGCGGTGACGTGGTCGCGGCGGGGCGGCCCTGGCGGGTGGGCGTACGGCACCCGGAGCGGGCCGACCGGGTGTGCGTGGTCGTGGAGGTCGCCGACGGGGCGGTGGCCACCTCCGGGCGGTACGAGCGCGGGGACCACATCTTCGACGGGCGTACGGGACGGGCGGCCACCGGGCTGCTCGGTCTCACCGTGGTGGCGGCGTCGCTGACCGAGGCCGACGCCGTCGCCACCACGGGGTTCGCGATGGGGGTGGAGGGCGTCGAGTGGGCCGCCGCGCGGGAGGGGTGCGAGGTGTTCGCCGTGGACGCCGGGCGCAGGGTGCTGCGCAGCCCCGGGTTCCCCGTGGCCCCGCGGACCTGA
- a CDS encoding caspase family protein, giving the protein MTRRQALLIGVPQCDDVTFSPIAQVVRNDLEKMRSALTPSSYSVDSIGADTLDPSGSRIRAAIRKACAEAAEGSVLLLYFSGHGVSADGVDYLVPSDAFREGGELVLDSLVPVVPDLSNCRARLVVFFVDACRDSPAGLPTEGGGGGVLHYPAEGSQVMVAACAPGQVCHYGEDGSVFTRTLARVLDRRHPARTLSAVLNEVTKEMRRTTGRGQNSSQIPNAYPMTMFRDAADQVICEGDELVSAWRRVAADNRLWDLASGVTDEIRGHVTGVAEDCARTHLEVSNELRERTGMTDHWFDPNYPARTIGFTAEILTEGTPIAAEEAAVMIAAPFMREAVLAEGVRKAAVIRPGDFKRCYERGHRTDLELTHEMYPQVTRRAEGLTRRGEAEAAETLVMWLVHRWLDGFTGLWKLRQSQVCADRGASLIRRTATDLSQGECCHLMETLIRAVAAGPVDVRLEERLAALPDEWRGRTGTLWLAGTLAADPRRLPAVIADHIGTGLELSLASVKDAADLLRAKRRKGDLDLALICTHPAQQDAFQAVADAGQHVLSRLQGLGRLGPVDDTLPFRITHDGVRPDRPGPNGTAVYEVPLTRFRLSEDKIRELLMGRQLYDDPALAIRELYQNSLDACRYRDTRLEGLRRKGRRPAPWTGEIIFRQGLDGDREYIECEDNGVGMTRDVLEHVFSQAGERFVYSQDYRAEHAVWQELDPPLRMVSNSQFGVGVFSYFMIADEVLLYTRPVDQQGIPSPDGFAVRIASSGSLMQVTPSEEMLQGGTRIRLYLTGEEEADKKISVLQTLRRLLWIAEYRVIATEHASAPEKWQPQQLRYQDDSAESLEFDRDLWWVSGEGGLAADGLRTNEEIYGLIVNLRDEHRPQFTVDRKKIRTWHEDWVYGKIDESLPALDDWPGLTLSWLWEVTNSSAEVAERVFKHLVEVEAEIPIGGGWGQSATISLAGTGCVPQDKELFDPKSRGYYLYSRWFTIWRSGAWKGRSSAQWNLRRIPQALSVEGFPVADPVDGALLARLNHHYGEDRPVLLEEILEATAHEKQKLSRLLHRLRKFAITGLDLRNLHRGPAVDLTFKKEDAALAGALAAWSPPGLARSAIVAGSLVKASVQLDQPLREVVRRAAAIAPPGWVGPCAELGQLGDRICTVAEARLLSVRLISLPPWISGPLQPAHIAHAAGELGREISQILEMCERFASLGVSVAGRERYPESFSQVQVEALRHLEEIGDILTPVQLIHIAGLTGNSYQEVRSELGDLEGCGLLELPEAETAEDFCPDAETVGFIGYALQIMDPRTGRQRFLRRPASLSVAAALSGRYMRRGVTNQVEDLVAFTIPDVEITGPDLVHLASMIIGSLGEARKCFSRVYPEVRLPEIDQSAEELQPWLLQDYLITPYWAVEPVGWALGVGQIVAGALDFGCTVSEFLWKVVPYRELGAPLPDLSKEDVEELSAWHPDLYDHELLVIPRETPASLVDDVYLTEVDALRLVQIAGRLGMSLREAHQRLTRMALLGLRLTYASDAVPEGIVHWCDLLALTVHLDGQRPEIGGRVDPDHFARAAEATGNPASQILERVRSYARLFSLSLPEEPLNG; this is encoded by the coding sequence GTGACGCGACGTCAGGCGCTACTCATCGGTGTACCGCAATGTGATGACGTGACATTCTCCCCTATCGCACAGGTGGTGAGAAACGATCTGGAGAAGATGCGGTCGGCGTTGACACCATCTTCCTACTCGGTTGATTCGATCGGTGCGGACACGTTGGATCCGAGTGGGAGCCGAATCCGGGCTGCGATCAGGAAGGCCTGTGCGGAAGCCGCGGAGGGCAGTGTGCTGCTCCTCTATTTCTCCGGACACGGCGTCAGCGCCGACGGTGTCGACTACCTCGTTCCCAGCGACGCCTTCCGCGAGGGCGGGGAGCTCGTCCTGGACAGTCTTGTGCCTGTGGTTCCGGATTTGAGCAACTGTCGCGCGAGACTCGTGGTGTTCTTCGTCGATGCGTGCCGGGACTCTCCTGCCGGCCTTCCCACGGAGGGAGGTGGAGGAGGAGTGCTGCACTATCCGGCGGAGGGCTCGCAAGTGATGGTGGCTGCCTGTGCTCCCGGCCAGGTCTGTCACTACGGTGAGGACGGCAGTGTATTCACGAGAACACTCGCCCGAGTACTCGACCGTCGTCACCCCGCCCGCACGCTGTCCGCGGTACTCAACGAGGTCACCAAGGAGATGCGTAGGACCACGGGGCGAGGGCAGAACAGCTCCCAGATCCCGAACGCCTACCCGATGACGATGTTCCGGGATGCTGCGGATCAGGTGATCTGCGAGGGTGACGAACTCGTCTCCGCGTGGCGCCGCGTCGCGGCGGACAACCGTCTCTGGGATCTCGCCTCCGGAGTCACGGACGAGATACGCGGCCACGTGACGGGGGTGGCGGAGGACTGCGCGCGCACTCATCTGGAGGTCTCCAACGAACTCCGGGAGCGGACGGGGATGACTGACCACTGGTTCGACCCGAACTACCCGGCGAGAACGATCGGCTTCACTGCGGAGATCTTGACCGAGGGCACGCCGATCGCGGCCGAAGAGGCGGCAGTGATGATCGCGGCTCCCTTCATGCGCGAGGCGGTTCTCGCGGAAGGAGTGCGAAAGGCTGCTGTCATCAGGCCAGGTGACTTCAAGCGTTGCTACGAGCGGGGCCATCGAACCGACCTCGAGCTCACCCACGAGATGTATCCCCAGGTGACCCGTCGGGCCGAGGGACTGACCCGACGAGGCGAGGCCGAAGCTGCCGAGACCCTCGTCATGTGGCTGGTCCATCGCTGGCTCGATGGTTTCACCGGTTTGTGGAAACTCCGGCAATCACAGGTGTGTGCCGATCGTGGGGCGAGTCTGATCCGCAGGACCGCGACCGATCTGAGCCAGGGCGAGTGCTGCCACCTGATGGAGACGTTGATCCGCGCGGTGGCCGCGGGACCGGTCGATGTGCGACTGGAGGAAAGGCTTGCCGCGCTGCCGGACGAATGGCGGGGGAGAACAGGAACGCTATGGCTTGCAGGGACCCTGGCGGCCGACCCACGCCGTCTGCCTGCAGTGATAGCCGATCACATAGGCACCGGTCTCGAACTGTCCCTCGCCTCGGTCAAGGACGCCGCCGACCTGCTGCGTGCGAAGAGACGCAAAGGGGATCTCGATCTGGCGCTGATCTGTACACATCCCGCGCAACAGGATGCCTTTCAGGCCGTGGCCGACGCCGGACAGCATGTCCTGAGTCGTCTGCAAGGACTCGGACGCCTGGGCCCGGTCGACGACACCCTGCCCTTCCGGATCACTCATGACGGAGTACGGCCCGATCGTCCGGGCCCGAACGGCACTGCCGTGTACGAGGTGCCCTTGACCCGGTTCCGGCTCTCCGAGGACAAGATCCGCGAACTGCTGATGGGTCGGCAGCTCTACGACGACCCCGCACTCGCGATCCGTGAGCTCTACCAGAACTCCCTGGACGCCTGCCGATACCGGGACACTCGTCTTGAAGGGCTACGGAGGAAAGGCCGACGTCCCGCGCCGTGGACGGGAGAGATCATCTTCCGGCAAGGACTGGACGGCGACCGAGAGTACATCGAATGCGAAGACAACGGCGTCGGGATGACCCGGGACGTGCTGGAGCATGTTTTTTCGCAGGCCGGGGAGCGGTTCGTCTACTCACAGGACTACCGCGCCGAGCACGCCGTCTGGCAGGAGCTCGACCCGCCGCTGCGTATGGTCTCCAACAGCCAGTTCGGCGTTGGAGTCTTCAGCTACTTCATGATTGCGGATGAGGTCCTTCTGTACACGCGCCCTGTGGACCAGCAAGGCATCCCCTCACCGGATGGATTCGCTGTCCGGATCGCCAGCAGCGGCAGCCTGATGCAGGTGACTCCATCTGAAGAAATGCTGCAGGGCGGCACCAGGATCAGGCTCTACCTCACTGGAGAAGAAGAGGCTGACAAGAAGATCTCCGTTCTGCAGACCCTTCGCCGACTGTTGTGGATCGCCGAGTACAGGGTCATTGCGACCGAACACGCCTCGGCACCGGAGAAGTGGCAACCCCAGCAGCTTCGGTATCAGGATGATTCGGCTGAATCGCTTGAGTTCGATCGCGACCTTTGGTGGGTTTCGGGTGAAGGTGGCCTGGCGGCAGACGGTTTACGTACCAATGAAGAGATTTACGGGTTGATTGTCAATCTGAGAGACGAGCATCGCCCTCAGTTCACTGTCGACCGAAAGAAAATTCGTACCTGGCACGAAGACTGGGTTTACGGGAAAATCGACGAATCTCTGCCCGCCTTGGATGACTGGCCGGGGCTGACACTGTCCTGGCTGTGGGAAGTCACGAATTCATCGGCGGAGGTGGCTGAACGTGTCTTCAAGCATCTTGTGGAAGTCGAAGCAGAGATACCGATCGGTGGTGGCTGGGGGCAAAGTGCGACCATTTCGCTTGCGGGGACCGGCTGTGTTCCGCAGGACAAGGAACTTTTCGACCCGAAGAGCAGAGGCTACTACCTTTACTCTCGGTGGTTCACGATCTGGCGGTCCGGAGCGTGGAAAGGAAGGTCCAGCGCCCAGTGGAACCTGCGTCGTATACCTCAGGCACTCTCGGTCGAAGGGTTTCCTGTGGCCGACCCTGTCGACGGGGCTCTTTTAGCCCGGCTCAATCATCACTATGGTGAGGACCGCCCCGTTCTGCTCGAGGAGATCCTCGAAGCAACCGCACATGAGAAGCAGAAGCTTTCGAGGCTTCTCCATCGACTGCGAAAATTTGCGATAACTGGTCTGGATCTACGCAATCTCCATCGTGGCCCTGCTGTCGACCTGACATTCAAGAAGGAGGACGCCGCGCTTGCCGGGGCACTGGCCGCCTGGTCTCCGCCTGGTCTTGCGCGTTCCGCCATTGTCGCCGGGAGCTTGGTTAAGGCGTCTGTGCAACTCGACCAGCCGCTGCGTGAGGTCGTGCGCAGAGCAGCCGCGATAGCGCCCCCCGGATGGGTCGGGCCGTGTGCCGAACTCGGCCAGCTTGGAGACCGCATATGCACGGTGGCCGAGGCGAGGCTTCTGTCCGTTCGGCTCATCTCCCTTCCTCCCTGGATATCGGGACCGCTGCAGCCCGCCCATATTGCCCACGCAGCCGGCGAACTCGGTAGAGAAATATCGCAGATTCTTGAAATGTGTGAGCGATTCGCCTCTCTGGGAGTGAGCGTGGCCGGACGCGAACGATATCCGGAGTCATTCAGTCAGGTGCAGGTGGAAGCGCTGCGACACCTGGAAGAGATCGGAGATATTCTGACACCCGTTCAGCTGATTCATATCGCTGGGCTGACCGGAAACAGTTATCAAGAAGTCAGGTCGGAACTCGGAGATTTGGAGGGGTGTGGCCTTCTTGAGTTGCCAGAGGCCGAGACCGCGGAAGATTTCTGTCCCGACGCGGAAACTGTCGGATTCATCGGCTATGCGCTGCAGATAATGGACCCTCGGACAGGTCGACAGAGGTTCCTGCGACGCCCGGCTTCATTGTCGGTGGCGGCTGCACTATCCGGGCGGTACATGCGGCGTGGTGTGACGAACCAAGTGGAGGATCTGGTTGCCTTCACGATTCCGGATGTGGAGATCACCGGACCGGACCTGGTTCACCTCGCGTCAATGATCATCGGATCGCTCGGAGAAGCCCGTAAGTGTTTCTCCAGGGTCTACCCCGAGGTCCGGCTCCCCGAGATCGACCAAAGCGCAGAGGAGCTCCAACCGTGGCTGCTTCAGGATTATCTGATCACCCCCTACTGGGCGGTGGAGCCCGTGGGATGGGCTCTCGGCGTCGGGCAGATCGTTGCCGGTGCACTCGACTTCGGTTGCACCGTCAGTGAGTTCCTTTGGAAAGTTGTTCCCTACCGAGAGCTGGGTGCGCCTCTTCCAGATCTTTCTAAGGAAGACGTCGAGGAACTGAGTGCATGGCACCCAGATCTTTATGATCACGAGTTGCTTGTAATTCCCCGTGAGACACCCGCTTCCCTCGTGGACGATGTCTACCTGACGGAAGTGGATGCCTTGAGACTGGTGCAAATCGCTGGTCGGCTCGGCATGTCCCTGCGGGAGGCCCATCAGCGGCTCACCCGGATGGCACTGCTCGGTCTGCGTCTCACCTACGCGTCTGACGCGGTCCCGGAGGGAATCGTGCACTGGTGCGACCTGCTGGCATTGACTGTCCATCTGGACGGACAACGGCCGGAAATCGGCGGCCGGGTGGACCCGGACCACTTTGCTAGAGCGGCCGAAGCGACGGGGAATCCAGCCTCACAGATTCTGGAACGGGTGCGGAGTTACGCTCGTCTGTTCTCCTTGAGTCTTCCGGAGGAGCCTCTAAATGGCTGA
- a CDS encoding FMN-binding protein, with product MKRAIPVLVLSVAGLVPVWRYAPSDGSTTTTEASSPASTPSASSSGDGSSQVVKGTTVDTEKGPVQVEVTFDGDEITAVKLLRQPNHPQTEAAVPKLVAETLEAQSADVDTVSGATLTSDGYRESLQAAIDAAAEASSSAASSSAAASQVVAGSTVDTEKGAVQVEVTFEGDTIGSVRMLRQPNHPQTEAAVPKLVAETLKAQSADIDAVSGATITSEGYVESLQAALDARG from the coding sequence GTGAAGCGAGCAATACCTGTCCTGGTCCTGTCCGTCGCGGGCCTGGTCCCGGTGTGGCGCTACGCGCCCTCGGACGGCTCGACGACGACCACCGAGGCCTCGTCGCCCGCCTCGACGCCCTCCGCGTCCTCCTCCGGGGACGGCTCGTCCCAGGTGGTCAAGGGCACGACCGTGGACACCGAGAAGGGCCCCGTGCAGGTCGAGGTGACCTTCGACGGCGACGAGATCACCGCCGTGAAGCTGCTGCGGCAGCCGAACCACCCGCAGACCGAGGCGGCCGTGCCGAAGCTCGTCGCGGAGACCCTGGAGGCGCAGAGCGCCGACGTCGACACGGTGTCCGGCGCGACCCTCACCAGCGACGGCTACCGGGAGTCGTTGCAGGCCGCCATCGACGCGGCGGCCGAGGCCTCGTCGTCCGCCGCGTCCTCGTCCGCCGCCGCCTCGCAGGTGGTGGCGGGATCCACCGTGGACACCGAGAAGGGTGCCGTCCAGGTCGAGGTGACCTTCGAGGGCGACACGATCGGTTCCGTACGCATGCTGCGGCAGCCGAACCACCCGCAGACCGAGGCGGCCGTGCCGAAGCTCGTCGCGGAGACGCTCAAGGCGCAGAGCGCCGACATCGACGCGGTGTCGGGGGCCACGATCACGAGCGAGGGATACGTCGAGTCGCTGCAGGCCGCGCTCGACGCGAGGGGATGA
- a CDS encoding ferredoxin reductase family protein, with the protein MTTVQTTFPPPAAVVRPKVVARAGLYGLLALNVVVVTVFFVQAGFASNTLIVLGRLAGLYGALLMAFQLLLVARLPWFDRRIGMDRLTSWHRYVGFGLLFTLLGHAVFITFGYAQSSSMDPVNQLVDLGETVEGVFRAIVALGLILVIGGVSARFARRRLAYETWHFIHLYTYVAVVLAFTHQVAAGTTFTSSPAATTYWYVLWGVALGAVLLGRLVLPLWRNLRHRLRVCAVVPESDDVVSVHITGRDLDRLPARAGQFFLWRFLTRDRWWQANPFSLSAAPDGRTLRLTAKAAGDGTAALRHLKVGTRVFAEGPYGAFTAMHRTRSEAVLIAGGVGVTPIRALLEELHGHAVVIYRVGSDRDAVLYEELRELALAKGAELHLVSGPVRPDKLAPHELARLVPDIGDRDVFLCGPPPMMNAVLGSLRELGVPKPQIHFERFSLAG; encoded by the coding sequence GTGACGACTGTCCAGACGACCTTTCCGCCGCCGGCCGCGGTGGTGCGCCCCAAGGTGGTGGCCCGCGCCGGGCTGTACGGGCTGCTGGCCCTGAACGTGGTCGTGGTGACCGTGTTCTTCGTCCAGGCCGGGTTCGCCTCGAACACCCTCATCGTGCTGGGCAGACTCGCCGGCCTGTACGGCGCGCTCCTGATGGCCTTCCAGCTCCTGCTGGTCGCCCGGCTGCCCTGGTTCGACCGCCGCATCGGCATGGACCGGCTGACCTCCTGGCACCGCTACGTCGGCTTCGGCCTGCTGTTCACGCTGCTCGGGCACGCCGTCTTCATCACCTTCGGCTACGCGCAGTCGTCCTCGATGGACCCGGTGAACCAGCTGGTGGACCTCGGTGAGACCGTCGAGGGCGTGTTCCGCGCGATCGTCGCGCTCGGCCTGATCCTCGTGATCGGCGGGGTCTCGGCCCGCTTCGCCCGCCGCCGGCTCGCGTACGAGACCTGGCACTTCATCCACCTGTACACGTACGTCGCGGTGGTGCTGGCGTTCACGCACCAGGTGGCGGCGGGCACGACGTTCACCTCTTCCCCCGCGGCCACGACGTACTGGTACGTGCTCTGGGGCGTGGCGCTCGGCGCGGTGCTGCTGGGCCGGCTCGTCCTCCCGCTGTGGCGCAACCTCCGCCACCGGCTGCGGGTCTGCGCCGTCGTGCCCGAGTCCGACGACGTCGTGTCCGTCCACATCACCGGACGCGACCTGGACCGGCTGCCGGCCCGCGCCGGCCAGTTCTTCCTGTGGCGCTTCCTCACCAGGGACCGGTGGTGGCAGGCCAACCCGTTCTCCCTGTCGGCCGCCCCCGACGGCCGGACCCTGCGGCTCACCGCCAAGGCGGCCGGCGACGGCACCGCGGCCCTGCGGCACCTGAAGGTGGGCACGCGGGTCTTCGCCGAGGGGCCCTACGGCGCCTTCACCGCGATGCACCGCACCCGCTCCGAGGCCGTGCTCATCGCGGGCGGCGTGGGCGTCACCCCCATCCGCGCCCTGCTGGAGGAACTGCACGGGCACGCGGTGGTCATCTACCGGGTGGGCTCGGACCGGGACGCGGTCCTCTACGAGGAGCTGCGGGAACTGGCCCTGGCCAAGGGCGCCGAACTGCACCTGGTCTCCGGGCCGGTCCGGCCCGACAAGCTGGCGCCGCACGAGCTCGCGCGGCTCGTGCCGGACATCGGCGACCGCGACGTGTTCCTGTGCGGGCCGCCGCCGATGATGAACGCGGTGCTGGGCAGCCTGCGCGAGCTGGGTGTGCCCAAGCCGCAGATCCACTTCGAGCGCTTCAGCCTGGCGGGATGA